The following are encoded together in the Brassica napus cultivar Da-Ae chromosome A9, Da-Ae, whole genome shotgun sequence genome:
- the LOC106404665 gene encoding uncharacterized protein LOC106404665, with amino-acid sequence MPIGWVKSLHCKSRAFDDVYHHSNNGKLSLPSYSCRKSVKDVIDTRPTRQGSGDKNLKPDANLRRLRSSRRPESECNSSYNPTRRSVSARASTESAALPVLTDLPDGHPSRNVVEIIFQSSWSSEEFPGRVEMIFKVENGSRAVTRFEEYREAVKVRSRSNLDSDDGACDEDARCSADGNEMMRFYPLGPIPGGINGGAWVFPGGKGAAVCTFSGSGEAHDSTGGGGGRRAMLICRVIAGRVAKKGEFGSDSVAGRDGELIVFDARAVLPCFLIFFRL; translated from the coding sequence ATGCCGATTGGGTGGGTTAAATCTTTGCATTGCAAATCAAGAGCTTTCGACGACGTCTATCATCACTCCAACAACGGCAAACTCTCGTTGCCAAGTTACAGCTGCAGAAAGTCCGTTAAAGACGTCATCGATACCCGACCCACCCGACAAGGATCCGGTGATAAAAACCTTAAACCCGACGCGAATTTAAGACGTTTACGGTCCTCTCGTCGACCCGAATCAGAATGCAATTCTTCTTACAACCCGACCCGACGAAGCGTATCCGCAAGAGCTTCCACGGAGTCCGCCGCATTGCCCGTTCTGACCGATCTTCCCGATGGTCATCCGTCGAGAAACGTCGTGGAGATTATATTCCAATCTAGCTGGAGCTCCGAAGAATTTCCGGGTCGGGTTGAGATGATTTTTAAAGTCGAAAACGGGTCGAGGGCTGTGACCCGGTTTGAGGAGTACAGAGAGGCTGTGAAAGTGCGATCGCGCTCCAACTTGGATTCAGATGACGGCGCGTGCGATGAAGACGCGAGGTGTTCGGCGGATGGGAATGAGATGATGAGGTTTTATCCGTTAGGTCCGATTCCGGGAGGGATTAACGGCGGCGCGTGGGTTTTTCCAGGAGGTAAAGGAGCGGCGGTTTGTACGTTTTCAGGTAGCGGTGAAGCGCATGATAGCACAGGTGGCGGAGGAGGGAGGAGAGCGATGCTGATTTGTCGAGTAATAGCGGGTCGGGTTGCGAAGAAAGGCGAGTTCGGGTCGGATTCAGTTGCGGGTCGAGATGGTGAGTTGATTGTTTTCGATGCACGCGCTGTGTTGCCTTGTTTTCTAATCTTTTTCAGATTGTAA